CTGGGCTATAAGAGTACCTAGAAGAATACAAGAGCTCTCAAAGAAGATAAATGTATCAAAAAACACATTAAGTCAGACTTTACAGAGAACCCCTACAGTTGATGAGTTAGCAGAATATTTGCAATGCTCATCTGAAGAAATCCTAGAAGCAATGGAAGCTAGCAAGGTATATACCCCTCATTCATTAGATGTAGTTTTTGATTCAAATGGTGATGATAAAGATGTAAATCTGGCAGAATTAATAGGGGAAGATGACAAATACTTTACAACTATAGAAAATAATGATTTTTTAAAGAAGAATATAGAGAAGTTAAATGATATGGAGAAAAAGATACTCTATGATAGATATTTTAATAAGAAAACTCAATTTGAAATAGCTAAGGAATTAAATATTTCTCAAATGACAG
The Proteiniborus sp. DW1 DNA segment above includes these coding regions:
- a CDS encoding SigB/SigF/SigG family RNA polymerase sigma factor, translated to MTDDLTKINSKELFKKYSENRASHIREELIKRHLYIAEILSKKYVNRGIDYEDIYQVACIGLIYAVDRYDISKGYEFSSFATPTIIGEIKKHFRDKGWAIRVPRRIQELSKKINVSKNTLSQTLQRTPTVDELAEYLQCSSEEILEAMEASKVYTPHSLDVVFDSNGDDKDVNLAELIGEDDKYFTTIENNDFLKKNIEKLNDMEKKILYDRYFNKKTQFEIAKELNISQMTVSRMEKKIIEKFKKELKKIYN